In a single window of the Mugil cephalus isolate CIBA_MC_2020 chromosome 6, CIBA_Mcephalus_1.1, whole genome shotgun sequence genome:
- the LOC125009293 gene encoding tubulin beta-4B chain-like: MREIVHLQAGQCGNQIGAKFWEVISDEHGIDPSGSYHGDSDLQLERINVYYNEASGGKYVPRAVLVDLEPGTMDSVRSGPFGQIFRPDNFVFGQSGAGNNWAKGHYTEGAELVDSVLDVVRKEAESCDCLQGFQLTHSLGGGTGSGMGTLLISKIREEYPDRIMNTFSVVPSPKVSDTVVEPYNATLSVHQLVENTDETYCIDNEALYDICFRTLKLTTPTYGDLNHLVSATMSGVTTCLRFPGQLNADLRKLAVNMVPFPRLHFFMPGFAPLTSRGSQQYRALSVPELTQQMFDAKNMMAACDPRHGRYLTVAAIFRGRMSMKEVDEQMLNVQNKNSSYFVEWIPNNVKTAVCDIPPRGLKMAATFIGNSTAIQELFKRISEQFTAMFRRKAFLHWYTGEGMDEMEFTEAESNMNDLVSEYQQYQDATAEEEGEFEEEGEEDVA; this comes from the exons ATGAGGGAGATTGTCCATCTGCAAGCTGGCCAGTGCGGCAACCAAATCGGAGCGAAG TTCTGGGAGGTGATAAGCGACGAACATGGCATCGACCCGTCCGGGTCGTACCACGGAGACAGCGATCTGCAGCTGGAGAGAATCAACGTGTATTACAACGAGGCCTCAG GTGGCAAGTATGTCCCTCGTGCAGTGCTGGTGGACTTGGAGCCAGGCACAATGGACTCTGTGAGGTCTGGTCCCTttggtcagatcttcagaccAGACAACTTTGTCTTTG GCCAGAGCGGAGCAGGTAACAACTGGGCTAAAGGCCACTACACTGAGGGAGCTGAGCTGGTGGACTCAGTCCTGGATGTGGTgagaaaagaggcagagagcTGCGACTGCCTCCAGGGCTTCCAGCTCACACACTCTCTGGGAGGAGGCACCGGCTCCGGCATGGGCACGCTGCTCATCAGCAAGATCCGAGAGGAGTATCCAGACCGCATCATGAACACGTTCAGCGTGGTGCCCTCACCCAAG GTGTCAGACACAGTGGTGGAGCCTTACAATGCCACTCTCTCAGTGCACCAGCTGGTGGAGAACACAGATGAGACCTACTGCATTGATAATGAGGCCCTGTATGACATCTGCTTCCGCACGCTGAAACTCACCACGCCCACCTACGGTGATCTTAACCACCTCGTCTCAGCCACCATGAGCGGGGTGACCACCTGCCTGCGCTTCCCCGGCCAGCTCAATGCAGACTTGAGGAAACTGGCTGTCAACATGGTGCCCTTCCCCCGACTGCACTTCTTCATGCCAGGCTTCGCCCCCCTGACCAGCCGAGGCAGTCAGCAGTACAG GGCATTGTCGGTTCCTGAACTCACCCAGCAGATGTTTGATGCTAAGAACATGATGGCAGCTTGTGACCCACGCCACGGACGCTACCTCACGGTCGCCGCCATCTTCAGAGGGCGCATGTCCATGAAGGAGGTGGACGAGCAGATGCTGAACGTGCAGAACAAGAACAGCAGCTACTTCGTGGAGTGGATCCCCAACAACGTCAAGACGGCCGTCTGTGACATCCCTCCACGAGGCCTCAAGATGGCCGCCACTTTCATTGGCAACAGCACCGCCATTCAGGAGCTCTTCAAGCGCATTTCGGAGCAGTTCACTGCTATGTTCCGCCGCAAAGCCTTCCTGCACTG GTACACGGGCGAGGGCATggacgagatggagttcacaGAGGCTGAGAGCAACATGAATGACCTGGTGTCCGAGTACCAGCAGTACCAGGACGCCActgctgaggaggagggagaatttgaggaggagggtgaagaggaTGTGGCCTAG